The Psychrobacillus sp. FSL K6-4046 DNA window TTCCTTGGAGTGGCTGGTCAAATACAAAGTTATCACATGTACTTATCTCCAGAATCCGTCCTTTTTCCTCGTGCCAGGAAATCTGTAGCGCTGTCCAATTTTCTGTGTTGTAATAGTTCACGAGACCCGCTGATTGCTGGAAGGTATTTGGGTGGAAGGCAACTTTAGTTTCTGCAATGAAGTTAAAATGCTGCCAACGTCTTGCTATAAACGCCTGTGTAAACTTAGAAGTTAAAGATTCCTTTCCATAAAGACGCAAATGACCAGGATTGTCTTTTAGTGAAACAACGTGTTCCCCTAGTGGAATTCTCAATGATTGAAAATGAGCATTCAATGATTGTTCGTTAAAATCATCCTTTTCCTCAAAGTCCTTTTCCCATACAACTTCTTCAATCGCTGGTCCTTCAATTTCTAGTGAGGGACCATTTCCATTTACGACATATGGCCAGTCATTTTTCCATTCTAAACGTTGAATGGCAGTCTCTCTTCCAAGTGGACAAAATCCTCGTGGATCCAGTAAAGGCTGGTTGTCTCTTGGTAGTGGACGACCGGTTAAGTGTACTAAAAACCATTCATCAGTATGGGTATGGACGATGGAAGCATGACCTGACTTTTGTAATGGGTTTCGTGGATACGGGAAAGATGTTATCAATGGATTTTCTGGATGGACCTCATAAGGACCCTCTAGGTTTTTCGAACGCGCCATAGTAGCTGCATGGTCATATTTTGTGCCCCCCTCAGCAGTTAACAAGTAGTAATAATCATTAATCTTGTATAGGTGAGGAGCTTCTACGAGCTTAATATCTGTTCCTTTAAAGATAATAGTAGATTCACCGACTAATTTTTGCTGCTCCACATCATATTCCTGAAGCGCAATACCATAGAAATTATGATGATGGAGGCGGTGATCCCACTTCATATTCACTAAATACTTCTTGCCGGATTCATCATGATATAGGGAAGGGTCAAAGCCAGAACTATTTAAATAGATAGGATCAGACCATTCACCGTCGATTGTGTCACAAGTGACAAGATAGTTATGGCAATCTTTCCACTGTCCTTCTGTAACTTTTACATCTGTGAAAATGAGCCAAAAATGTCCATCACTGTAGGATAATGCAGGTGCCCAAACCCCACCAGAATTAGGGTTTCCCATCATATTCAATTGACTAAGACGATTAAGAGGTCGAGAAGCTAAACGCCAATTTTTTAAATCCTTGGAATGATAAATTCCAACGCCGGGGAACCATTCAAAAGTAGAAACAGCGATATAATAGTCTTCTCCAACTCTACAAATACTTGGATCTGGATTAAAGCCTGGTAATATAGGATTGCGAATAGTTGTCATTTGTCATCATCCTTTTTATGAGTGATTTTTGTCCATTTCAAGCACATAAACTGTAAGCCGTTATTTATTTCACTGAACGGTTATAAATCTAAAAAATTGCTGTCCATTAAACCATTTATTATCAGAAGATATAAAATCGTAATTTTCGGATAATTAAATTTACTAATCATCACGATGTGTAAGGGAGGGAAATTAATCATTTTTTAGTCTTTAAAAAAGTAAATTGACTCCAGAAAACGTTTATTCTAGCAAAACATCCTGTTGGATACTGACACTTAAAAAATTTTCAATGGAAAAAGCAGCAACCCCTAATGCTGTAGACCTCGTGGATAGCTCTGAAAAATCAATTTGCAAATCGTTTTGTTGAAACCATAGAGCCTGATTTGTAATTCTTTTATTTAAAGAGTCCTTTAACCATTTTTTGGAGTAAGCTAAACGGTTCCCAATGATAACTTGTTGCGGGTTAAAGATATTGATAATGTTATTGATGCCGATGCCTAAATAGTCTCCCGTCTGATGAAATAATTGAATGACTTCCTCATTTCCACTTTGCGCAAGTGAGACTAAGCCTTCTAAATCCTGTGAATCAAAGGGTATATCTAATTTCTCTGCATGTCTCATTAGCGCTTGTTCAGATGCATAAAGCTCCCAACAGCCTTCGTTTCCACAACGACATAACAGATCTCCTGCTTGAATAGTCATATGACCAAGTTCACCAGAGAATCCATTAGAGCCTTTGTAAAGAGAACCATTCAATATTAATCCGACGCCGATACCTATTCCTGCACTTACGTAGATGACATTCTCAAAGTCCTTGCCAGCTCCAAAATGCTTTTCGCCATAAGCACCTGCGTTTGCTTCGTTTTCTATTATGATGGGTAGATTATATTTTTCTTCTAAAACCTCCTTTAAGTTAATATTTCTCCAATTTAAATTTGGTGCTAATAGAATATTTCCATCCTTCTCTACAATCCCTGGTACACCTACCCCAATTCCTACTACTCCATGCGGACAATCGGGAGTAGAGATAAGAAGGAAGTCTATCGTTTCAAATAATCTCAACTCTATTTCTTCATAAGAGAGATTCTTAAAAGCTATACGCTTCTCGGTGTGAATATTTCCGTTAAGATCGGTTAGCACGCCGAGAAGATAGTTAACTCCAATGTCTATACCGATGGAGTAGCCAGCTTTTTCATTGAAGAGCAGCATAACTGGTCTTCTACCACCACTAGATTCCCCTGGTCCAGATTCATAGATAAGGTGTTCTTCCAGCAAGTCATTAACTAAAGAGGAAACAGTTCCTTTGTTTAATCCGATTT harbors:
- a CDS encoding glycoside hydrolase family 43 protein, producing MTTIRNPILPGFNPDPSICRVGEDYYIAVSTFEWFPGVGIYHSKDLKNWRLASRPLNRLSQLNMMGNPNSGGVWAPALSYSDGHFWLIFTDVKVTEGQWKDCHNYLVTCDTIDGEWSDPIYLNSSGFDPSLYHDESGKKYLVNMKWDHRLHHHNFYGIALQEYDVEQQKLVGESTIIFKGTDIKLVEAPHLYKINDYYYLLTAEGGTKYDHAATMARSKNLEGPYEVHPENPLITSFPYPRNPLQKSGHASIVHTHTDEWFLVHLTGRPLPRDNQPLLDPRGFCPLGRETAIQRLEWKNDWPYVVNGNGPSLEIEGPAIEEVVWEKDFEEKDDFNEQSLNAHFQSLRIPLGEHVVSLKDNPGHLRLYGKESLTSKFTQAFIARRWQHFNFIAETKVAFHPNTFQQSAGLVNYYNTENWTALQISWHEEKGRILEISTCDNFVFDQPLQGKEIVLPEDAEYVYLRVEVKTSIYEYSYSLDGDHWTTIPLSFASHKLSDDYIRGGGFFTGAFVGMQCQDTSGQSIPADFDYFVYKETE
- a CDS encoding ROK family protein, producing MNANQTWNHHVVKKGNKSLVLDKIKYNSPISRATVASQIGLNKGTVSSLVNDLLEEHLIYESGPGESSGGRRPVMLLFNEKAGYSIGIDIGVNYLLGVLTDLNGNIHTEKRIAFKNLSYEEIELRLFETIDFLLISTPDCPHGVVGIGVGVPGIVEKDGNILLAPNLNWRNINLKEVLEEKYNLPIIIENEANAGAYGEKHFGAGKDFENVIYVSAGIGIGVGLILNGSLYKGSNGFSGELGHMTIQAGDLLCRCGNEGCWELYASEQALMRHAEKLDIPFDSQDLEGLVSLAQSGNEEVIQLFHQTGDYLGIGINNIINIFNPQQVIIGNRLAYSKKWLKDSLNKRITNQALWFQQNDLQIDFSELSTRSTALGVAAFSIENFLSVSIQQDVLLE